In one Ornithinimicrobium pratense genomic region, the following are encoded:
- a CDS encoding AbgT family transporter — MTATTVKTTRADRLLNGIERAGNKLPNPFMLFLYLFLITALGSSILAWMDVSVQIPGADEATEMRGFFTGEGLAWFTENLGPNYLGFPPLVTVLPIILAVGVAEKSGLLAALIRKTFGSSPRWALPYAVGVVGVLGSIMSDASFVVIPPLAALVFAAAGRHPVAGLLGGFAATGAGYSTTMLVTSLDALFAGITTAVTATLPNPGDPVHPLSNYFFNVVSAAVLMFLAGLLIDKVLEPRLIRQGVPREQISEDDDGTFAPVPAADLTPVERRGLVLAGISALVVAAVVLLGIFWPDSPWRNEDGAFLPRSPLLSSIVFIVFAMFIVPGLVYGRAVGVLKKSEDVPRMMGDAIKDMMSFLVLAFVLGQFIALFNWSGIGSWIAVGGAEGLQSIGLTGYGAIFGFVVLASLLNLFIISGSSLWTLMAAVFVPMFALIGYEPGFIQGAFRVGDSATQILTPLNPYIIVLLAMLRRYEPNAGLGTIIARMLPFSIVFWLAWFSILSVFFLLDLPMGPGNGIFLEG; from the coding sequence ATGACTGCGACCACCGTCAAGACGACGCGGGCTGATCGCCTGCTCAACGGCATCGAGCGGGCCGGCAACAAGCTGCCGAACCCGTTCATGCTCTTCCTCTACCTCTTCCTCATCACCGCGCTGGGGTCGAGCATCCTGGCCTGGATGGACGTCAGCGTCCAGATCCCGGGAGCCGACGAGGCGACCGAGATGCGCGGCTTCTTCACCGGCGAGGGGCTGGCCTGGTTCACCGAGAACCTCGGCCCCAACTACCTCGGCTTCCCGCCGCTGGTCACCGTGCTGCCGATCATCCTGGCGGTGGGGGTGGCGGAGAAGTCCGGGCTGCTGGCCGCGTTGATCCGCAAGACCTTCGGCTCCTCCCCGCGCTGGGCGCTGCCGTACGCCGTGGGCGTCGTCGGTGTGCTCGGCTCGATCATGTCCGACGCCTCCTTCGTCGTCATCCCGCCCCTGGCCGCGCTGGTCTTTGCCGCGGCCGGTCGGCACCCCGTGGCCGGGCTGCTTGGCGGGTTCGCCGCCACCGGCGCCGGCTACTCGACCACGATGCTGGTGACCTCCCTTGACGCGCTGTTCGCCGGCATCACCACGGCCGTCACCGCGACTTTGCCCAACCCCGGTGACCCGGTCCACCCGCTGTCGAACTACTTCTTCAACGTCGTCTCGGCCGCGGTGCTGATGTTCCTCGCGGGTCTGCTCATCGACAAGGTGCTTGAGCCGCGCCTGATCCGCCAGGGCGTGCCTCGGGAGCAGATCTCCGAGGACGACGACGGCACCTTCGCGCCTGTGCCCGCTGCCGACCTGACTCCGGTGGAGCGCCGGGGGTTGGTCCTGGCCGGGATCTCTGCGCTGGTCGTCGCCGCCGTCGTCCTGCTGGGGATCTTCTGGCCGGACTCGCCATGGCGCAACGAGGACGGCGCGTTCCTGCCGCGCTCACCGCTGCTGAGCTCTATCGTCTTCATCGTCTTCGCCATGTTCATCGTGCCGGGCCTGGTCTACGGCCGGGCCGTGGGCGTGCTGAAGAAGAGCGAGGATGTGCCGCGGATGATGGGCGATGCGATCAAGGACATGATGTCCTTCCTCGTCCTGGCCTTCGTGCTGGGCCAGTTCATCGCGCTCTTCAACTGGTCCGGGATCGGGTCCTGGATCGCCGTCGGGGGCGCCGAGGGGCTGCAGTCCATCGGGCTGACCGGGTATGGCGCGATCTTCGGCTTCGTCGTGCTGGCCTCGCTGCTCAACCTGTTCATCATCTCGGGCTCGTCCCTGTGGACACTCATGGCGGCGGTCTTCGTGCCGATGTTCGCGCTGATCGGCTATGAGCCCGGTTTCATCCAGGGCGCCTTCCGCGTCGGCGACTCCGCCACGCAGATCCTCACCCCGCTCAACCCCTACATCATCGTGCTGCTCGCCATGCTGCGCCGCTACGAGCCGAACGCCGGCCTCGGGACCATCATCGCCCGGATGCTGCCGTTCTCCATCGTCTTCTGGCTGGCCTGGTTCTCCATCCTGTCCGTGTTCTTCCTCCTCGACCTGCCCATGGGTCCGGGGAACGGCATCTTCCTGGAAGGGTGA
- a CDS encoding ATP-grasp domain-containing protein: MTTTPTIYALHENPEWFPPFAQAFEAEGVHVEEWLLTDGVLDLDAAPPEGVFWSRISASAHTRDHHLSKDYTRAVLSWLEAHGRRTVNGRRVLELEMSKVDQLTRLRAAGIETPRTLAAIGRQNVVEAARAIPAPFVTKHNQGGKGLGVRRFEDHAELAEYVASEEFEEPQDGITLIQEFVVAATPRITRVEIVGGEFLYAIDADTARGGFQLCPADACAIDPQTGQPIMPPGATLAPEIGQQLFSLREGFDDPIIEKYLAFAQANGIEVCGIEFIESQDGRLLTYDVNTNTNYNAAVEEVAPRSAPRALARYLRSIAEAL; encoded by the coding sequence ATGACCACCACACCCACGATCTACGCCCTGCACGAGAACCCTGAGTGGTTCCCGCCCTTCGCCCAAGCCTTCGAGGCCGAAGGCGTGCACGTCGAGGAGTGGCTGCTCACCGACGGCGTGCTCGACCTCGACGCCGCCCCGCCGGAAGGGGTCTTCTGGTCGCGGATCAGCGCCTCGGCCCACACCCGTGACCACCACCTTTCCAAGGACTACACCCGTGCGGTCCTGTCCTGGCTCGAGGCCCACGGGCGCCGTACGGTCAACGGCCGGCGGGTGCTGGAGCTGGAGATGAGCAAGGTCGACCAGCTCACCCGGTTGCGGGCCGCGGGGATCGAGACCCCGCGCACCCTGGCCGCGATCGGGCGGCAGAACGTCGTCGAGGCGGCGCGCGCCATACCCGCCCCGTTCGTCACCAAGCACAACCAGGGCGGCAAGGGCCTGGGCGTGCGGCGCTTCGAGGACCACGCCGAGCTGGCCGAGTATGTGGCTTCCGAGGAGTTCGAGGAGCCCCAGGACGGCATCACGCTGATCCAGGAGTTCGTCGTGGCTGCGACCCCGAGGATCACCCGCGTCGAGATCGTCGGTGGCGAGTTCCTCTACGCGATCGACGCCGACACCGCCCGTGGCGGCTTCCAGCTGTGCCCGGCCGATGCCTGCGCGATCGACCCGCAGACCGGCCAGCCGATCATGCCGCCGGGCGCGACCCTGGCGCCGGAGATCGGGCAGCAGCTGTTCTCCCTGCGCGAGGGTTTCGACGACCCGATCATCGAGAAGTACCTCGCGTTCGCACAGGCCAACGGCATCGAGGTGTGCGGCATCGAGTTCATCGAGTCGCAGGACGGTCGGCTGCTCACCTACGACGTCAACACCAACACCAACTACAACGCCGCCGTCGAGGAGGTCGCCCCGCGCTCCGCCCCGCGCGCGCTGGCCCGGTATCTGCGCTCGATCGCCGAGGCGTTGTAG
- a CDS encoding GNAT family N-acetyltransferase: protein MTQTAYPLQTARLLVRMLREDDIDTLTDYRNDPVVNALQDWDLPYPRERVEKLVAAHAGRQDVTPGKGTQLAIDLGGQLIGDIFVGLDEHNGVAEIGFTLAKGHQGKGYGVEAVSAVVDDLVDRVGVHRLVGELSPQNHASARLLERLGMTFEHFAEKSFWWRGAWDDNVHYSMTADGRRDWRARPRGAPGQVRLVELTHENFRDYRRLRTHRSQERFVATVEQSYADALFPEPEQGYPVVPVLRGIECDGEPAGFLMYADAVNEAAPEPYLWRFLIDRQHQGRGIGARALDVLVEDLRAAGHSAVRASWVQGPGGPEPFYVNAGFVLTGEIEDGEVVGRRSS from the coding sequence GTGACCCAGACCGCCTATCCCCTGCAGACTGCCCGCCTGCTCGTGCGCATGCTGCGGGAGGACGACATCGACACCCTGACCGACTACCGCAACGACCCCGTGGTGAACGCGCTGCAGGACTGGGACCTGCCCTACCCGCGGGAGCGGGTGGAGAAGCTCGTCGCGGCGCATGCCGGTCGCCAGGACGTCACCCCGGGCAAGGGCACCCAACTGGCCATCGACCTGGGAGGGCAGCTGATCGGCGACATCTTCGTCGGGCTTGACGAGCACAACGGCGTCGCCGAGATCGGCTTCACCCTGGCCAAGGGGCATCAGGGCAAGGGATATGGCGTGGAGGCGGTCAGCGCCGTCGTCGACGACCTCGTCGACAGGGTCGGCGTGCACCGGCTCGTGGGCGAGCTGTCCCCACAGAACCACGCCTCCGCGCGCCTCCTGGAGCGGCTGGGCATGACCTTCGAGCACTTCGCCGAGAAGTCCTTCTGGTGGCGGGGCGCCTGGGACGACAACGTGCACTACTCGATGACCGCCGATGGTCGTCGTGACTGGCGCGCCCGGCCGCGCGGCGCACCCGGGCAGGTGCGCCTCGTCGAGCTCACGCACGAGAACTTCCGGGACTACCGGAGACTGCGCACCCACCGCTCGCAGGAGCGGTTCGTCGCCACCGTCGAGCAGTCCTACGCCGACGCGCTCTTCCCCGAGCCCGAGCAGGGGTACCCGGTGGTCCCGGTGCTCCGCGGCATCGAGTGCGACGGTGAGCCCGCCGGCTTCCTGATGTATGCCGACGCCGTCAACGAGGCCGCCCCGGAGCCCTACCTCTGGCGTTTCCTGATCGATCGGCAACACCAGGGCCGCGGGATCGGGGCCCGGGCCCTCGATGTGTTGGTCGAGGACCTCCGGGCCGCCGGGCACTCGGCGGTCAGGGCGAGCTGGGTGCAGGGCCCGGGCGGTCCGGAGCCGTTCTACGTCAACGCCGGGTTCGTGCTGACCGGCGAGATCGAGGACGGCGAGGTGGTGGGGCGCCGCAGCAGCTGA
- a CDS encoding maleylpyruvate isomerase family mycothiol-dependent enzyme has protein sequence MTNRATENLALLDVETQRLLATCADLQDAARPSLCEGWDVAHVLTHLARNADGLINMVLWAVDGQERAVYASDERRAADIVEGARRPLPEIVADVETTAARFREQAQQLTGPAGEALVRTRTGNTVAGHQVIAMRILEVVFHHVDLDAGYTFDDADPEWVARTLRRGVRQWEAAAGTPSLTLRPEGMAPLDLAGGGTEVEGTAGQLLLWLARGRTEGLSATVDLPQPPPWA, from the coding sequence ATGACGAACCGTGCTACTGAGAACCTGGCCCTGCTCGACGTCGAGACCCAGCGGCTGCTGGCGACCTGTGCCGATCTCCAGGACGCCGCCCGCCCGAGCCTGTGCGAGGGGTGGGACGTCGCGCACGTCCTGACGCACCTCGCCCGCAATGCGGATGGGCTGATCAACATGGTGCTGTGGGCGGTGGACGGCCAGGAGCGAGCCGTCTACGCCTCGGACGAGCGCCGGGCCGCTGACATCGTGGAGGGCGCCCGACGTCCACTGCCGGAGATCGTGGCCGACGTCGAGACCACGGCAGCGCGCTTCCGGGAGCAGGCGCAGCAGTTGACCGGCCCTGCCGGCGAGGCGCTGGTGCGGACCCGCACCGGCAACACGGTCGCCGGTCACCAGGTCATCGCCATGCGCATCCTCGAGGTGGTCTTCCACCACGTGGACCTGGACGCGGGCTACACCTTCGACGACGCGGACCCGGAGTGGGTCGCCCGCACGCTGCGCCGCGGGGTCCGACAGTGGGAGGCCGCGGCCGGCACACCCTCGCTCACCCTGAGGCCGGAGGGTATGGCGCCACTGGATCTGGCCGGCGGAGGCACCGAGGTCGAGGGCACGGCCGGGCAGCTGCTGCTCTGGCTCGCCCGGGGCCGTACGGAGGGACTCTCGGCGACGGTGGACCTTCCGCAGCCGCCGCCCTGGGCGTAG
- a CDS encoding ribonuclease J produces MSHPELKAPPSLPRNGLRVVALGGLGEVGRNMAVLEHRGKLLIIDCGVLFPEEHQPGVDVILPDFTFLQGRWQDVVGVVLTHGHEDHIGAVPYLLKERGDIPVIGSRLTLAFIEAKLKEHRIKPKTQQVKEGDRLPLGPFDCEFIAVNHSIPDGLAVFVRTSAGTVLHTGDFKMDQFPLDDRITDLRAFARLGEEGVDLFMTDSTNAEVPGFTIAEKDLGPAIDTVFRTAPGRVVVSSFASHVHRIQQVLDAAVAHKRKVAFVGRSMVRNMGIAQELGYLKVPKGLIVEARELDKLPAHQITLVCTGSQGEPMAALSRMANRDHQITVGEGDTVLLASSLIPGNENAVSRIINGLTRWGAKVVHQGNAKVHVSGHASAGELVYCYNIVQPRNVMPVHGEWRHLRANADLAIATGIDPERVVVVDDGVVVDLVDGQVKVTGKVRAGYVYVSAGTVGDVTEESLRDRVTLSQEGTVTVVALVDADTGKLTEPPDFLARGLGTDETLFDGAIPAIESALAEAAAQGINDPQELEKRIGRAVTRWAGRKHRRNPLVVPVVIEA; encoded by the coding sequence ATGAGTCATCCCGAGCTGAAGGCGCCGCCTTCGCTGCCCCGCAACGGTCTGAGGGTCGTCGCCCTCGGCGGCCTGGGGGAGGTCGGCCGCAACATGGCGGTGCTGGAGCACCGCGGCAAACTGCTCATCATCGACTGCGGGGTGCTCTTCCCCGAGGAGCACCAGCCCGGCGTGGACGTCATCCTGCCCGACTTCACCTTCCTGCAGGGGCGCTGGCAGGACGTGGTCGGGGTTGTCCTGACGCACGGGCACGAGGATCACATCGGGGCGGTGCCGTACCTGCTCAAGGAGCGCGGCGATATCCCCGTCATCGGGAGCCGGCTGACCTTGGCGTTCATCGAGGCCAAGCTCAAGGAGCACCGGATCAAGCCCAAGACGCAGCAGGTCAAGGAGGGCGACCGACTGCCGCTGGGCCCCTTCGACTGTGAGTTCATCGCGGTCAACCACTCGATCCCCGATGGCCTGGCCGTCTTCGTGCGCACCTCGGCCGGGACGGTGCTGCATACCGGTGACTTCAAGATGGACCAGTTCCCGCTCGATGACCGGATCACCGACCTGCGCGCCTTCGCCCGGCTGGGGGAGGAGGGGGTCGACCTGTTCATGACCGACTCCACCAACGCCGAGGTTCCCGGCTTCACGATCGCGGAGAAGGACCTAGGGCCGGCGATCGACACCGTCTTCCGCACCGCGCCGGGGCGGGTCGTCGTCTCCAGCTTCGCCAGCCACGTGCATCGCATCCAGCAGGTGTTGGACGCCGCCGTCGCACACAAGCGCAAGGTGGCCTTCGTTGGGCGGTCCATGGTGCGCAACATGGGGATCGCGCAGGAGCTCGGTTACCTCAAGGTGCCCAAGGGGCTCATCGTCGAGGCGCGGGAGCTGGACAAGCTGCCTGCGCACCAGATCACCCTGGTCTGCACCGGGTCCCAGGGTGAGCCGATGGCGGCGCTGTCCCGGATGGCCAACCGCGACCACCAGATCACCGTCGGCGAGGGCGACACCGTCCTGCTGGCCAGCTCGCTGATCCCCGGCAACGAGAACGCCGTCTCCCGGATCATCAACGGCCTGACCCGCTGGGGGGCCAAGGTCGTGCACCAGGGCAACGCCAAGGTGCACGTCTCCGGGCACGCCAGCGCGGGTGAGCTGGTCTACTGCTACAACATCGTCCAGCCGCGCAACGTCATGCCGGTGCACGGCGAGTGGCGCCACCTGCGGGCCAACGCCGACCTCGCGATCGCCACCGGCATCGACCCCGAGCGGGTCGTCGTCGTGGACGACGGCGTCGTGGTCGACCTCGTCGACGGCCAGGTCAAGGTGACCGGCAAGGTGCGGGCCGGCTACGTCTACGTCTCCGCCGGCACCGTCGGCGACGTCACCGAGGAGTCGCTGCGCGACCGAGTGACCCTCAGCCAGGAGGGCACCGTCACCGTGGTGGCCTTGGTCGACGCTGACACCGGCAAGCTCACCGAGCCGCCGGACTTCCTGGCTCGCGGCCTGGGCACCGACGAGACGCTCTTCGACGGCGCCATCCCGGCGATCGAGAGCGCCCTGGCCGAAGCGGCCGCGCAGGGGATCAACGACCCCCAGGAGCTGGAGAAGCGGATCGGTCGGGCCGTGACCCGCTGGGCCGGCCGCAAGCACCGGCGTAACCCTCTGGTCGTGCCGGTCGTGATTGAGGCCTGA